Proteins found in one Sphaeramia orbicularis chromosome 8, fSphaOr1.1, whole genome shotgun sequence genomic segment:
- the gid4 gene encoding glucose-induced degradation protein 4 homolog, with the protein MTVADGDTLALIMPVRAECCCSPDSACPSSASLVPPAPINAHQPGVATTLLYSGSQFRGYQKSKGNAYDVEVVLQHVTVEDSYLCGYLKIKGLTEEYPTLTTFFAGEIISRKRPFLTRKWDADEDVDRKHWGKFQPFYKYAKTFNSDDFDYEALDSSDYVFMRWKEQFLVPDHTIKDISGASFAGFYYICFQKSTATIEGYYYHRSSEWYQSLNLNHVRERSMPIYEFR; encoded by the exons ATGACGGTTGCTGACGGTGACACTTTAGCGCTCATCATGCCCGTCCGAGCAGAGTGCTGCTGTTCCCCCGACTCGGCCTGCCCATCCTCGGCCTCTCTTGTTCCCCCTGCCCCGATCAACGCCCATCAGCCGGGGGTAGCCACAACTCTGCTCTACAGCGGCTCACAGTTTCGGGGTTATCAGAAGAGCAAAGGCAACGCCTACGACGTCGAGGTTGTTTTGCAG CATGTGACTGTGGAGGACTCCTATTTGTGTGGATACCTGAAAATCAAAGGTCTGACCGAG gagTATCCCACTCTTACAACATTCTTTGCTGGTGAAATTATCAGTCGAAAGAGGCCATTTTTAACTCGGAAGTGGGATGCAGATGAGGATGTGGACAGAAAGCACTGG GGCAAGTTTCAGCCTTTTTACAAATATGCTAAAACCTTCAACTCGGATGACTTTGACTATGAAGCACTAGACAGCAGTGATTATGTCTTCATGAGGTGGAAG GAGCAGTTTCTAGTTCCAGACCACACTATCAAAGACATCAGTGGTGCCTCCTTTGCAGGCTTCTACTATATCTGCTTTCAGAAGTCTACAGCCACTATTGAAGGCTATTATTATCATAGGAGCTCTGAATG gTACCAGTCTTTAAACCTGAACCATGTTCGAGAACGCAGTATGCCCATTTATGAGTTTCGGTGA
- the drc3 gene encoding dynein regulatory complex subunit 3 isoform X2 — MDKESLQKVVLEQGLGDQGERIAKMEGIQFSDVHELSLGYKDILKIDHLWEFTSLTKLELNSNLIKKIEGLDRLTNLTWLDLSFNKIEKIVGLETLKNLELLNLSNNKISVIENMDTLEKLTIFSIADNLLEKLHDVLSLRRFKNLFSLNISGNPLSKDEDCKYLIAANFPKLKYLNCRYLDEKTKKEASVKFNTDELLTPQTPKASEQTETEPQLHKDAFVEFLNGPHLFQQMHKEDPHTDELHSLPEIASLHSTFKSQIVQLCMQLFEIGLEEHKHREKAVNSFVSSRANAVAEGQQKASQVLAKFEQQYNESIAEMQELSDPEPLTDKINVCIDEIQQLRESLLMLEFELISQMEDLIKKLDNSISDMVASFSETAQGIFVQCRDLENEYNEKVRNVAVATLEKVAKGNVEEDMPEDVRMLFMDKDNVMDVLATCHNNHVLAISDRETHLITRLNDWKDGLIKASQAKALQRNRMGISDINSYVDYLMEQLNELQ, encoded by the exons ATGGATAAGGAGTCTCTGCAGAAGGTAGTATTAGAGCAAGGTCTTGGAGATCAAGGTGAACGTATTGCCAAAATGGAAGGAATCCAGTTCAGTGACGTCCATGAACTATCTCTGGGATACAAAG ACATCCTGAAGATCGACCACCTGTGGGAATTTACATCCTTAACCAAACTGGAGTTAAACTCCAACCTAATAAAGAAGATTGAGGGTCTGGACCGTCTCACTAATCTCACATGGCTTG ATCTGTCATTTAACAAGATCGAGAAAATTGTGGGTCTGGAGACTCTGAAGAATCTTGAATTGCTGAATTTATCCAACAACAAAATCTCTGTTATTGAAAACATGGACACACTTGAGAAACTTACTATTTTCTCCATTGCAGACAACCTTCTTGAAAAGTTGCATGAC GTGCTGTCTCTCAGGAGGTTCAAGAACCTGTTCAGTCTCAACATAAGTGGAAATCCCCTCTCTAAGGACGAAGATTGCAAATATTTAATTGCTGCAAACTTTCCAAAGTTGAAATATCTAAACTGCAGATATCTTGATGAGAAAACT AAAAAGGAAGCATCTGTCAAATTCAACACAGATGAGCTGCTGACACCACAAACTCCTAAGGCTTCAGAACAGACTGAAACTGAGCCACAGTTACACAAG GATGCCTTTGTGGAGTTCTTGAATGGGCCCCATCTGTTTCAGCAAATGCACAAGGAGGATCCACATACAGATGAATTACACTCCTTGCCAGAAATAGCTTCTCTCCATAGCAC ATTTAAAAGCCAGATCGTGCAGCTATGTATGCAGTTATTTGAAATAGGCTTGGAGGAGCATAAGCACCGAGAAAAAGCAGTGAACTCCTTCGTCAGTAGTCGTGCGAACGCTGTGGCAGAGGGCCAGCAGAAAGCATCACAAGTATTGGCCAAGTTTGAACAGCAATACAATGAG AGCATAGCAGAGATGCAGGAGTTATCAGACCCAGAGCCACTGACAGACAAGATAAATGTTTGCATTGATGAAATTCAACAACTCCGCGAAAGCCTCCTGATGCTGGAGTTTGAGCTTATCAGTCAGATGGAG GATCTCATCAAAAAACTGGACAACAGCATCTCAGACATGGTCGCCTCCTTCAGTGAAACTGCTCAAGGGAT ATTTGTACAGTGCCGAGATCTGGAGAATGAGTATAATGAGAAAGTGCGGAACGTTGCTGTAGCAACTCTTGAGAAAGTGGCAAAGGGCAATGTGGAGGAGGACATGCCTGAAGATGTGCGAATG CTGTTCATGGACAAAGACAACGTGATGGATGTGCTGGCTACTTGTCACAATAACCATGTTCTGGCTATCAGTGACAGAGAAACTCATCTGATCACACGTCTCAATGACTGGAAAGATGGCCTCATTAAAGCG AGTCAAGCCAAAGCCCTTCAGCGGAATCGTATGGGCATTTCAGACATCAACAGTTATGTGGACTATTTGATGGAACAGTTGAATGAGTTGCAGTAA
- the drc3 gene encoding dynein regulatory complex subunit 3 isoform X4 translates to MEGIQFSDVHELSLGYKDILKIDHLWEFTSLTKLELNSNLIKKIEGLDRLTNLTWLDLSFNKIEKIVGLETLKNLELLNLSNNKISVIENMDTLEKLTIFSIADNLLEKLHDVLSLRRFKNLFSLNISGNPLSKDEDCKYLIAANFPKLKYLNCRYLDEKTKKEASVKFNTDELLTPQTPKASEQTETEPQLHKDAFVEFLNGPHLFQQMHKEDPHTDELHSLPEIASLHSTFKSQIVQLCMQLFEIGLEEHKHREKAVNSFVSSRANAVAEGQQKASQVLAKFEQQYNESIAEMQELSDPEPLTDKINVCIDEIQQLRESLLMLEFELISQMEDLIKKLDNSISDMVASFSETAQGIFVQCRDLENEYNEKVRNVAVATLEKVAKGNVEEDMPEDVRMLFMDKDNVMDVLATCHNNHVLAISDRETHLITRLNDWKDGLIKASQAKALQRNRMGISDINSYVDYLMEQLNELQ, encoded by the exons ATGGAAGGAATCCAGTTCAGTGACGTCCATGAACTATCTCTGGGATACAAAG ACATCCTGAAGATCGACCACCTGTGGGAATTTACATCCTTAACCAAACTGGAGTTAAACTCCAACCTAATAAAGAAGATTGAGGGTCTGGACCGTCTCACTAATCTCACATGGCTTG ATCTGTCATTTAACAAGATCGAGAAAATTGTGGGTCTGGAGACTCTGAAGAATCTTGAATTGCTGAATTTATCCAACAACAAAATCTCTGTTATTGAAAACATGGACACACTTGAGAAACTTACTATTTTCTCCATTGCAGACAACCTTCTTGAAAAGTTGCATGAC GTGCTGTCTCTCAGGAGGTTCAAGAACCTGTTCAGTCTCAACATAAGTGGAAATCCCCTCTCTAAGGACGAAGATTGCAAATATTTAATTGCTGCAAACTTTCCAAAGTTGAAATATCTAAACTGCAGATATCTTGATGAGAAAACT AAAAAGGAAGCATCTGTCAAATTCAACACAGATGAGCTGCTGACACCACAAACTCCTAAGGCTTCAGAACAGACTGAAACTGAGCCACAGTTACACAAG GATGCCTTTGTGGAGTTCTTGAATGGGCCCCATCTGTTTCAGCAAATGCACAAGGAGGATCCACATACAGATGAATTACACTCCTTGCCAGAAATAGCTTCTCTCCATAGCAC ATTTAAAAGCCAGATCGTGCAGCTATGTATGCAGTTATTTGAAATAGGCTTGGAGGAGCATAAGCACCGAGAAAAAGCAGTGAACTCCTTCGTCAGTAGTCGTGCGAACGCTGTGGCAGAGGGCCAGCAGAAAGCATCACAAGTATTGGCCAAGTTTGAACAGCAATACAATGAG AGCATAGCAGAGATGCAGGAGTTATCAGACCCAGAGCCACTGACAGACAAGATAAATGTTTGCATTGATGAAATTCAACAACTCCGCGAAAGCCTCCTGATGCTGGAGTTTGAGCTTATCAGTCAGATGGAG GATCTCATCAAAAAACTGGACAACAGCATCTCAGACATGGTCGCCTCCTTCAGTGAAACTGCTCAAGGGAT ATTTGTACAGTGCCGAGATCTGGAGAATGAGTATAATGAGAAAGTGCGGAACGTTGCTGTAGCAACTCTTGAGAAAGTGGCAAAGGGCAATGTGGAGGAGGACATGCCTGAAGATGTGCGAATG CTGTTCATGGACAAAGACAACGTGATGGATGTGCTGGCTACTTGTCACAATAACCATGTTCTGGCTATCAGTGACAGAGAAACTCATCTGATCACACGTCTCAATGACTGGAAAGATGGCCTCATTAAAGCG AGTCAAGCCAAAGCCCTTCAGCGGAATCGTATGGGCATTTCAGACATCAACAGTTATGTGGACTATTTGATGGAACAGTTGAATGAGTTGCAGTAA
- the drc3 gene encoding dynein regulatory complex subunit 3 isoform X3 — protein MDWSSFIFKPFVMDKESLQKVVLEQGLGDQGERIAKMEGIQFSDVHELSLGYKDILKIDHLWEFTSLTKLELNSNLIKKIEGLDRLTNLTWLDLSFNKIEKIVGLETLKNLELLNLSNNKISVIENMDTLEKLTIFSIADNLLEKLHDVLSLRRFKNLFSLNISGNPLSKDEDCKYLIAANFPKLKYLNCRYLDEKTDAFVEFLNGPHLFQQMHKEDPHTDELHSLPEIASLHSTFKSQIVQLCMQLFEIGLEEHKHREKAVNSFVSSRANAVAEGQQKASQVLAKFEQQYNESIAEMQELSDPEPLTDKINVCIDEIQQLRESLLMLEFELISQMEDLIKKLDNSISDMVASFSETAQGIFVQCRDLENEYNEKVRNVAVATLEKVAKGNVEEDMPEDVRMLFMDKDNVMDVLATCHNNHVLAISDRETHLITRLNDWKDGLIKASQAKALQRNRMGISDINSYVDYLMEQLNELQ, from the exons ATGGATTGGTCCAGTTTTATATTTAAGCCCTTTGTGATGGATAAGGAGTCTCTGCAGAAGGTAGTATTAGAGCAAGGTCTTGGAGATCAAGGTGAACGTATTGCCAAAATGGAAGGAATCCAGTTCAGTGACGTCCATGAACTATCTCTGGGATACAAAG ACATCCTGAAGATCGACCACCTGTGGGAATTTACATCCTTAACCAAACTGGAGTTAAACTCCAACCTAATAAAGAAGATTGAGGGTCTGGACCGTCTCACTAATCTCACATGGCTTG ATCTGTCATTTAACAAGATCGAGAAAATTGTGGGTCTGGAGACTCTGAAGAATCTTGAATTGCTGAATTTATCCAACAACAAAATCTCTGTTATTGAAAACATGGACACACTTGAGAAACTTACTATTTTCTCCATTGCAGACAACCTTCTTGAAAAGTTGCATGAC GTGCTGTCTCTCAGGAGGTTCAAGAACCTGTTCAGTCTCAACATAAGTGGAAATCCCCTCTCTAAGGACGAAGATTGCAAATATTTAATTGCTGCAAACTTTCCAAAGTTGAAATATCTAAACTGCAGATATCTTGATGAGAAAACT GATGCCTTTGTGGAGTTCTTGAATGGGCCCCATCTGTTTCAGCAAATGCACAAGGAGGATCCACATACAGATGAATTACACTCCTTGCCAGAAATAGCTTCTCTCCATAGCAC ATTTAAAAGCCAGATCGTGCAGCTATGTATGCAGTTATTTGAAATAGGCTTGGAGGAGCATAAGCACCGAGAAAAAGCAGTGAACTCCTTCGTCAGTAGTCGTGCGAACGCTGTGGCAGAGGGCCAGCAGAAAGCATCACAAGTATTGGCCAAGTTTGAACAGCAATACAATGAG AGCATAGCAGAGATGCAGGAGTTATCAGACCCAGAGCCACTGACAGACAAGATAAATGTTTGCATTGATGAAATTCAACAACTCCGCGAAAGCCTCCTGATGCTGGAGTTTGAGCTTATCAGTCAGATGGAG GATCTCATCAAAAAACTGGACAACAGCATCTCAGACATGGTCGCCTCCTTCAGTGAAACTGCTCAAGGGAT ATTTGTACAGTGCCGAGATCTGGAGAATGAGTATAATGAGAAAGTGCGGAACGTTGCTGTAGCAACTCTTGAGAAAGTGGCAAAGGGCAATGTGGAGGAGGACATGCCTGAAGATGTGCGAATG CTGTTCATGGACAAAGACAACGTGATGGATGTGCTGGCTACTTGTCACAATAACCATGTTCTGGCTATCAGTGACAGAGAAACTCATCTGATCACACGTCTCAATGACTGGAAAGATGGCCTCATTAAAGCG AGTCAAGCCAAAGCCCTTCAGCGGAATCGTATGGGCATTTCAGACATCAACAGTTATGTGGACTATTTGATGGAACAGTTGAATGAGTTGCAGTAA
- the drc3 gene encoding dynein regulatory complex subunit 3 isoform X1 — MDWSSFIFKPFVMDKESLQKVVLEQGLGDQGERIAKMEGIQFSDVHELSLGYKDILKIDHLWEFTSLTKLELNSNLIKKIEGLDRLTNLTWLDLSFNKIEKIVGLETLKNLELLNLSNNKISVIENMDTLEKLTIFSIADNLLEKLHDVLSLRRFKNLFSLNISGNPLSKDEDCKYLIAANFPKLKYLNCRYLDEKTKKEASVKFNTDELLTPQTPKASEQTETEPQLHKDAFVEFLNGPHLFQQMHKEDPHTDELHSLPEIASLHSTFKSQIVQLCMQLFEIGLEEHKHREKAVNSFVSSRANAVAEGQQKASQVLAKFEQQYNESIAEMQELSDPEPLTDKINVCIDEIQQLRESLLMLEFELISQMEDLIKKLDNSISDMVASFSETAQGIFVQCRDLENEYNEKVRNVAVATLEKVAKGNVEEDMPEDVRMLFMDKDNVMDVLATCHNNHVLAISDRETHLITRLNDWKDGLIKASQAKALQRNRMGISDINSYVDYLMEQLNELQ, encoded by the exons ATGGATTGGTCCAGTTTTATATTTAAGCCCTTTGTGATGGATAAGGAGTCTCTGCAGAAGGTAGTATTAGAGCAAGGTCTTGGAGATCAAGGTGAACGTATTGCCAAAATGGAAGGAATCCAGTTCAGTGACGTCCATGAACTATCTCTGGGATACAAAG ACATCCTGAAGATCGACCACCTGTGGGAATTTACATCCTTAACCAAACTGGAGTTAAACTCCAACCTAATAAAGAAGATTGAGGGTCTGGACCGTCTCACTAATCTCACATGGCTTG ATCTGTCATTTAACAAGATCGAGAAAATTGTGGGTCTGGAGACTCTGAAGAATCTTGAATTGCTGAATTTATCCAACAACAAAATCTCTGTTATTGAAAACATGGACACACTTGAGAAACTTACTATTTTCTCCATTGCAGACAACCTTCTTGAAAAGTTGCATGAC GTGCTGTCTCTCAGGAGGTTCAAGAACCTGTTCAGTCTCAACATAAGTGGAAATCCCCTCTCTAAGGACGAAGATTGCAAATATTTAATTGCTGCAAACTTTCCAAAGTTGAAATATCTAAACTGCAGATATCTTGATGAGAAAACT AAAAAGGAAGCATCTGTCAAATTCAACACAGATGAGCTGCTGACACCACAAACTCCTAAGGCTTCAGAACAGACTGAAACTGAGCCACAGTTACACAAG GATGCCTTTGTGGAGTTCTTGAATGGGCCCCATCTGTTTCAGCAAATGCACAAGGAGGATCCACATACAGATGAATTACACTCCTTGCCAGAAATAGCTTCTCTCCATAGCAC ATTTAAAAGCCAGATCGTGCAGCTATGTATGCAGTTATTTGAAATAGGCTTGGAGGAGCATAAGCACCGAGAAAAAGCAGTGAACTCCTTCGTCAGTAGTCGTGCGAACGCTGTGGCAGAGGGCCAGCAGAAAGCATCACAAGTATTGGCCAAGTTTGAACAGCAATACAATGAG AGCATAGCAGAGATGCAGGAGTTATCAGACCCAGAGCCACTGACAGACAAGATAAATGTTTGCATTGATGAAATTCAACAACTCCGCGAAAGCCTCCTGATGCTGGAGTTTGAGCTTATCAGTCAGATGGAG GATCTCATCAAAAAACTGGACAACAGCATCTCAGACATGGTCGCCTCCTTCAGTGAAACTGCTCAAGGGAT ATTTGTACAGTGCCGAGATCTGGAGAATGAGTATAATGAGAAAGTGCGGAACGTTGCTGTAGCAACTCTTGAGAAAGTGGCAAAGGGCAATGTGGAGGAGGACATGCCTGAAGATGTGCGAATG CTGTTCATGGACAAAGACAACGTGATGGATGTGCTGGCTACTTGTCACAATAACCATGTTCTGGCTATCAGTGACAGAGAAACTCATCTGATCACACGTCTCAATGACTGGAAAGATGGCCTCATTAAAGCG AGTCAAGCCAAAGCCCTTCAGCGGAATCGTATGGGCATTTCAGACATCAACAGTTATGTGGACTATTTGATGGAACAGTTGAATGAGTTGCAGTAA